The Engraulis encrasicolus isolate BLACKSEA-1 chromosome 22, IST_EnEncr_1.0, whole genome shotgun sequence genome includes a region encoding these proteins:
- the lbx2 gene encoding transcription factor LBX2, whose product MTSSKDMKAGSVLQSSGEERRRGPLDQLPPPANSNKPLTPFSIEDILNKPSVKKSVASLCPPRVLEKVTGSTAARNGITTPSSPLCALEELASKTFKGLEVSLIQTAEGREHLNAFGQRQASKKRRKSRTAFTNHQIYELEKRFLYQKYLSPADRDQIAQQLGLTNAQVITWFQNRRAKLKRDLEEMKADVESLKKIPPQTLQKLVSMEDLDDPQSSSGAISPSISPSSQGHRVFPQSPSSSRGQTTDEFSEEDEEIEVDD is encoded by the exons ATGACCTCTAGTAAAGACATGAAGGCAGGATCTGTGTTGCAGTCCAGTGGCGAGGAGCGGAGACGGGGTCCTCTGGACCAGCTCCCACCCCCGGCGAACTCCAACAAACCGCTCACCCCCTTCAGCATTGAGGATATTTTGAACAAACCGTCGGTGAAGAAATCAGTGGCGAGTTTATGTCCACCCCGCGTCCTGGAGAAAGTGACCGGCTCGACTGCAGCTAGGAACGGTATTACCACTCCCTCTTCGCCGTTATGCGCTCTGGAGGAACTAGCCAGCAAAACATTTAAAGGTCTGGAAGTCAGCCTTATACAAACAGCAGAAG GCCGGGAGCATTTGAACGCCTTCGGACAACGACAGGCCTCCAAAAAGAGACGGAAGTCACGCACTGCATTTACCAACCACCAAATCTATGAACTCGAGAAGCGCTTTTTGTACCAGAAATACTTATCGCCGGCTGACAGAGACCAGATAGCACAGCAACTCGGCCTGACCAACGCACAGGTCATCACCTGGTTCCAGAATAGGCGAGCGAAGCTCAAACGAGACCTGGAGGAGATGAAGGCGGACGTGGAGTCCCTCAAAAAAATCCCCCCGCAAACCCTACAGAAACTAGTCAGCATGGAGGACCTTGATGATCCCCAGAGTAGCTCCGGTGCCATCTCCCCCAGCATTTCCCCCTCTTCGCAAGGACACAGAGTCTTCCCCCAGTCCCCATCCTCGTCCAGAGGCCAAACCACAGACGAATTctcggaggaggatgaggaaatcGAAGTGGAcgattga